The genomic window CAGCATCTGCAATTCGTCTTGATATGGAGATACTTCAAATTTTATATTTTCCATAAATGTTGAGATTTGGTGATTAATCAATGATTTCTGAGAACTTTTCTCCTTTTAAAATTACAAATTTAAAATGAAACTTAAATAATAAATTCAACAAATGCTTTCCAAAAAGCTTAAAATATTTGAAATATCCGGGTTCAGAATTCACTTTTATTACTAAAATTTCATCCATTTTATAACCTTCTTATTCATGATTTTATATTTAATAATCTGTAAAACATTTAAATGAAATTAAAAGATATTCCATAGGTTTTCAATAAGTTGGAATATATTTAACAAACATTGTGAATGCTTTTTGTCAATTTGGCATTTTAATTGAAACATACCTAATACTTTAATTTTAAAATGGGGTGAAATGAAAAAATTATTATTGATAGCAATGCTTGTTGGAACATTTGGTGTAAGCTATGCACAATCAGATTATTACAACGACTATAGAAGAAGCATCACGGATGTTAACTGGCAAAATGTAATAGCAGATTTGGTATTGACAACCGTACAGGCCAATCAGATTTATGCCTTGAACGACAGATATCGTGATTACAACTCATGGAACAGGATATATGTACACAATCCCGACAGATGGAGAGAAGACAGATATGTGGAACTGGAAAGGATTTTAGGAAGAGATAAATATGTAAAATTTAAGACCAAATATTATAAAGGACAAAATCCGGTAGCGTATTACAACAGAAATAAAAACAACGACAAACGCTACAAGCATATGGATAAAAAAATAAAAGTTCATAAGCAAAAGCACGGAAACGGGCATCACTAGAACCAATTTATCAACTATACATTCAATTTTAAATGGCAGGTCTGCGGATCAGCCATTTTTTTATATAATCAAACCCCAAAATCCAAACCCCAAACCCCAAACCTCAAAACCCGAAACCCGTATCTCGTATCCCGCACCTCACCTCACCTCAATCACTTTTATCAATTACTTCAATTTGAATACTAAAGTTCTGTTTGAATTTTATAATTTTGAACTATGGAATCCAAAGAAACAATAAAAGGTTTTTACGAACGAAATGCTCAGAACAAAGGTCTGCAATGTATCAAAACTCCCGGAGTAGGGCATTTCAATGTGTTTTCACGAGAAAATTGTTCATCAATTACGCCTTACAGCAGAAGAGATTATTATAAAATTTCATTGATTATAGGAAAAGGTAAACTTCATTATGCAGATAAATGGATTTATGTGGATAAGCCTGCATTGCTATTTTCAAACCCTGTAGTTCCTTATTCGTGGGAAGCGGAAAACAAGGATCAGAAGGGATTTTTTTGTCTTTTTACCGATCAGTTTCTGCATACCGGAAACCGTTTCGGAACACTTCAGGATTCCCCGCTTTTTAAGATCGGCGGAACTCCGGTTTTCTTTATTGATGAGCAACAGCAGGGAATAGTTTCGGATATTTTTTTTAAAATGATGACGGAAATCCAATCAGATTACCTGCACAAATATGATATGTTACGGGCGTACCTTCATCTGTTGATCCATGAAACGATGAAAATGCATCCGGCGGAAAATTTTGAACCTTATCAGAATGCTTCGCAAAGGGTAGCGTCTCTGTTCATGGAACTTCTCGAAAGGCAGTTCCCGATCGACAGTCCTGAGAGATATCTGAGACTGAAAACACCCACGGATTATGCCGAAAATCTTTCGATACACGTCAATTCGTTAAACCGTTCTGTGAAGGAGATTACGGGAAAAACAACAACTCAGCAGATCACTTCAAGGATCATTCAGGAAGCCAATGCTTTGCTGATGCATACTGACTGGAATGTCTCGGAAATAGCTTATGGACTGGGTTTTGAAGAGCCTGCTTATTTTACCAACTATTTTAAAAAACAAACCGGATTGACACCAAATGCCATAAGAACTTCCGTTGTTTGAATTTTATAATTCTTCGTTTGAATTCTATATTGAAACCGGAAAATCTCTGTCATAATTTTGTCATGTTAATTTAAAATCACAAACAACTATGAAATTTAGAAAATTAGGAAACACAGGAGAGCAGTTGTCTGCTATTGGTTTGGGATGTATGGGGATGAGCTTTGCGTATGGTCCTACCGACGAACAGGAGAGCATCCATACGCTGCATCGTGCATTGGATTTAGGCGTGAACTTCTGGGATACGGCGGATATGTATGCGAATGGAGAAAACGAAAAACTGATTTCAAAAGTTTTGGTGCCGAACCGTGATAAAATTTTTATTGCTACGAAATTCGGATTCAGGTTTAAAGATGGAAAAGCGAGTCATAGCGGTGCTCCGGGAACGTATTTCGATGGCTCACCGGAATGGATCAAAAAAGCAGTTGATTTGAGTCTTCAACGATTAAAAATTGACGAAATTGATCTTTACTATGCTCACCGGGTTGACCCGAATATTCCTGTTGAAGAAACCGTCGGTGCAATGGCGGATCTTGTAAAAGCGGGAAAAGTAAAATATTTAGGATTATCGGAAGCTTCCGCAGAATCCATTAGAAAAGCGAATAAAATTCACCCGATTACAGCATTACAGTCAGAATATTCATTATTAACGAAAGATGTGGAAAAAGAAATTCTTCCGACTATTCGTGAGCTGGGAATTACTTTGGTTCCATATTCTCCTTTGGCGAGAGGGCTTTTCTCAAATATTACTGAAGTACAGAATTTTGGAAATGAAGATTTCAGAAAATCGTTGCCGCGTTACCAGGAGGAATATCTTGAAAATAACAGAAGTCTAGCTAAAGAATTCAATGATTTTGCACAGTCTAAAGGTGTAAAAGGAACTCAACTGGCTCTGGCCTGGGTACTGAATCAGGGAGATGATATCATTCCGATTCCGGGAACAAAACGCATTAAATATTTGGAAGAAAATATTGCAGCGATCAATATCGAACTATCTTCATCAGATTTGGAAACCATCGATTCTATCCTGAAAAAATATCCGAATACGGGGGAAAGATACAACGAAGGTTCTATGAAATTAGTGAATAATTAAAAAACGTATATCAAATTCAGGTTCATGAATTTTTTAAAGGAATCTGAATTTTTTCATGAAAAGATTTAATGATAGGGATGGTCACACTTAAAGAAAAAAATAAACTAATTGCTACAGTTTTAGCATTTGCAGTAATTCCGATGTCGGGATTAGCGACGGATATTTACCTGCCTTCAATGCCGAGTATGGCAACGGAACTACGCCAGCCGGAAAGTAACATACAGCTTACTTTATCGATATTTTTAATCAGCTACGGATTAACACAGTTTTTTGCCGGAAGTATTGTCGATTCATTCGGTAGATACAAGGTTTCGATGATTTCGCTGGCCTTATTTGTAGTGTCTTTTTTAATTACGGCAACGACACAAAATATTTTTGTCATTTATGCCATGCGCGTTTTACAAGGTATTTTGTCGGGATTTGCAGTGGTCTCCAAACGGGCATTTTTTGTGGATGTGTATGAAGGTGACGAACGGAAACATTATCTCAGCATAATGACGATTGTCTGGTCGGTTGGTCCTATCATTGCGCCTTTTATCGGTGGGTATTTGCAGAAAAGCTTCGGATGGCAGTCAAATTTTTATGTTTTGGCAGGATATAGTTTGCTGCTCTTATTATTAGAGTTTATATTTTCAGGGGAAACATTGAAAAAGAGAAATCCTTTTCATTTTGAGTTCTTATTGAAAGAATATAATTCAATGTTTAAAGCAAAAGACTTTTTCTATGGAATGATAATGTGCGGATTGAGCTACTCGATGATTATGTTCTTCAATCTCTGCGGTTCATTCATTATTGAGCATAAAATGGGCTATTCTGAAGTGGTAGCCGGATATGTTTCACTAATCTTGGGATTTGCTTGGATGACAGGAGGTTTTTTAGGAAAAGCATTAATCAATAAAGCATTTTTGCCTAAAATTCGGTATGCTAACTTTATTCAATTGATTTTAATCATTTTGATGTTTGTTGCTTCATATTTTTCAAGCAATATTTACAGTCTGGTAGCTTTTGCTTTTTTAATTCACGTGACTGCCGGATTTATCTTTAATAATTATTTTTCATACTGTATCGGAAGATTTCCGAATTCTGCAGGAATTGCAGGCGGTCTTACAGGTGGAATTGCTTTCATTATCACCTCTGCAATCAGTTACGGGATTGTTGCGATGATCAGACCTCAGATGCAGCTGGAAGTGGCGGAAGGCTATTTTGTACTGGGAATTTTAGGGTTATTTATTTTAAGTATGATTAAACTACGAAAAGCGCATGCATA from Chryseobacterium wanjuense includes these protein-coding regions:
- a CDS encoding helix-turn-helix domain-containing protein, producing MESKETIKGFYERNAQNKGLQCIKTPGVGHFNVFSRENCSSITPYSRRDYYKISLIIGKGKLHYADKWIYVDKPALLFSNPVVPYSWEAENKDQKGFFCLFTDQFLHTGNRFGTLQDSPLFKIGGTPVFFIDEQQQGIVSDIFFKMMTEIQSDYLHKYDMLRAYLHLLIHETMKMHPAENFEPYQNASQRVASLFMELLERQFPIDSPERYLRLKTPTDYAENLSIHVNSLNRSVKEITGKTTTQQITSRIIQEANALLMHTDWNVSEIAYGLGFEEPAYFTNYFKKQTGLTPNAIRTSVV
- a CDS encoding aldo/keto reductase, yielding MKFRKLGNTGEQLSAIGLGCMGMSFAYGPTDEQESIHTLHRALDLGVNFWDTADMYANGENEKLISKVLVPNRDKIFIATKFGFRFKDGKASHSGAPGTYFDGSPEWIKKAVDLSLQRLKIDEIDLYYAHRVDPNIPVEETVGAMADLVKAGKVKYLGLSEASAESIRKANKIHPITALQSEYSLLTKDVEKEILPTIRELGITLVPYSPLARGLFSNITEVQNFGNEDFRKSLPRYQEEYLENNRSLAKEFNDFAQSKGVKGTQLALAWVLNQGDDIIPIPGTKRIKYLEENIAAINIELSSSDLETIDSILKKYPNTGERYNEGSMKLVNN
- a CDS encoding MFS transporter encodes the protein MVTLKEKNKLIATVLAFAVIPMSGLATDIYLPSMPSMATELRQPESNIQLTLSIFLISYGLTQFFAGSIVDSFGRYKVSMISLALFVVSFLITATTQNIFVIYAMRVLQGILSGFAVVSKRAFFVDVYEGDERKHYLSIMTIVWSVGPIIAPFIGGYLQKSFGWQSNFYVLAGYSLLLLLLEFIFSGETLKKRNPFHFEFLLKEYNSMFKAKDFFYGMIMCGLSYSMIMFFNLCGSFIIEHKMGYSEVVAGYVSLILGFAWMTGGFLGKALINKAFLPKIRYANFIQLILIILMFVASYFSSNIYSLVAFAFLIHVTAGFIFNNYFSYCIGRFPNSAGIAGGLTGGIAFIITSAISYGIVAMIRPQMQLEVAEGYFVLGILGLFILSMIKLRKAHA